In Desulfuribacillus alkaliarsenatis, the following proteins share a genomic window:
- a CDS encoding dipeptidase produces MFADGHCDYLYKLDNKEVAVATIPNLISSKIILQNFAIFVEPQKNLSIATNKVLRQVMLFQRNVVNANNVIQLKYSNQLKNIKHYLNNKMLAILALEGCDTILPDNNLFDILWDNGTRIFGLTWNKDNHFATSCTTITNEGLSLAGKEFINHLIKKNGIIDASHLSERSFWDIVNLENKPALIASHSNCAKICNHIRNISNEQIKAIIKMQGVIGINFVPMFLNNSARDASIMDVIKHIDLILELGGEDNIAIGSDYDGARLIKELENPEKLYLLKDRLAKIYSKELVDKITHLNWIQFMIKNLPEDNSPENN; encoded by the coding sequence ATGTTTGCTGATGGACATTGCGACTACTTGTATAAGTTAGATAATAAAGAGGTAGCCGTTGCTACTATACCAAACTTAATAAGCTCAAAAATTATACTGCAGAACTTTGCTATATTTGTAGAGCCACAGAAAAACCTATCAATAGCTACTAACAAAGTATTGAGACAAGTAATGTTATTTCAACGAAATGTTGTTAATGCTAATAATGTTATACAACTTAAATATAGCAACCAACTAAAGAATATTAAACACTATCTTAATAATAAAATGCTAGCAATTTTGGCATTAGAAGGCTGCGATACAATTCTGCCCGATAATAATTTATTTGATATATTATGGGATAATGGGACTCGGATATTTGGGCTGACTTGGAACAAAGATAATCATTTTGCCACTAGCTGTACAACAATTACGAACGAGGGGTTATCTTTAGCGGGTAAAGAATTTATTAATCATTTAATTAAAAAAAACGGAATAATAGATGCTTCACATTTGTCTGAAAGATCATTTTGGGATATTGTTAATTTAGAGAATAAGCCAGCGTTAATAGCTAGTCATTCAAATTGTGCAAAAATATGTAATCACATAAGAAATATCTCGAATGAACAAATTAAAGCTATTATAAAAATGCAGGGTGTTATAGGAATTAATTTTGTACCTATGTTTTTAAATAATTCAGCAAGGGATGCAAGTATTATGGATGTGATTAAACATATAGACCTTATATTAGAGCTCGGTGGAGAAGATAACATAGCAATTGGTTCCGATTACGACGGTGCAAGGTTAATAAAGGAACTAGAAAACCCAGAAAAATTATATTTATTAAAGGATAGGCTTGCTAAAATATATAGCAAGGAGCTTGTTGATAAAATAACCCACTTAAATTGGATACAATTTATGATAAAGAACTTGCCAGAAGATAATTCACCAGAAAATAATTAA
- a CDS encoding PHP domain-containing protein codes for MTVDLHIHTTKSDGLRTPEQTVLEAVSKKMKAIAITDHDITLGVEEAIKIAENYELKVIPGVEINSCWQGEEIHILGYYIDTSNDRLQSKLSIIRKSREERASRIICRLQELNYEISLEEVINLKGIGTIGRPHIARLLVRKGYFRNTNEAFDKLLSPGKAAYVDRLRLEPQEAIELIHNAKGLAVVAHPGLYDNAIDWGYFAELGLDGIEVYHSKHDYRKTEKYKDIATKFSLLETGGSDCHGIGTSSILNLLKLPYEIVDRLEAAKMDSLK; via the coding sequence ATGACAGTAGATTTACATATTCATACGACGAAATCAGATGGACTAAGAACACCAGAACAAACCGTGCTTGAAGCAGTGTCAAAAAAAATGAAAGCAATTGCAATAACAGATCATGATATAACTTTAGGGGTTGAAGAAGCGATTAAAATAGCAGAAAACTACGAGCTAAAAGTTATTCCAGGTGTTGAAATTAATAGCTGCTGGCAGGGTGAAGAGATTCATATACTAGGTTATTACATTGACACTTCGAATGATAGGTTACAATCGAAGCTGTCAATCATTAGAAAGTCGAGAGAGGAAAGAGCAAGTAGGATAATATGTCGGCTGCAGGAATTGAATTACGAGATTTCACTAGAAGAGGTTATAAATTTAAAAGGTATAGGAACAATTGGCAGGCCACATATTGCTAGGCTTTTAGTTAGAAAGGGATACTTTAGAAATACCAACGAAGCTTTTGACAAATTACTATCACCTGGTAAAGCTGCATACGTCGATAGGTTACGACTGGAACCACAGGAAGCTATTGAATTAATTCATAATGCTAAAGGACTAGCAGTTGTAGCTCACCCTGGATTATATGATAATGCGATAGATTGGGGTTACTTTGCAGAACTTGGGCTAGATGGAATTGAGGTCTATCACAGTAAACATGACTATAGAAAAACTGAAAAGTACAAAGATATTGCGACCAAATTTTCTTTGCTAGAAACAGGTGGATCAGATTGTCATGGTATTGGTACAAGCTCTATTTTGAATTTGTTAAAATTACCATACGAGATTGTAGATAGACTAGAAGCTGCTAAGATGGATAGTTTGAAATAA
- a CDS encoding 4Fe-4S dicluster domain-containing protein, translated as MEYLSVNKKVFINHNWCKQCGICVHLCPKAVLELRDGKLLASKEEKCIQCMMCQNHCPDFAIEIKEEKAK; from the coding sequence GTGGAGTATTTGTCAGTTAATAAAAAAGTATTTATCAATCATAACTGGTGTAAACAGTGTGGAATATGTGTTCATCTATGTCCAAAGGCAGTATTAGAGTTAAGGGATGGTAAGTTGCTAGCCTCCAAAGAAGAAAAATGTATCCAATGTATGATGTGTCAAAACCATTGTCCGGATTTTGCCATTGAAATAAAGGAGGAAAAAGCTAAATGA
- a CDS encoding 2-oxoacid:acceptor oxidoreductase subunit alpha: protein MKDIELIQGNEACVEAALKAGIDFYAGYPISPSTEITELFAQKLIPLGKKFIQMEDEIASMAAIIGASLTGKKVMTATSGPGFTLMQENIGFAAATETPCVVINVQRAGPSTGLPTTPAQGDMMQARWGSHGDYSIIALVPYSVRECFDLTVRAFNLAEKYRTPVIVLMDEIIGHMRENVKLPDTVNVVNRAKPVETPDDHIQYKNTEDLVPPMATLGTGYKFHVTGLTHDEQGFPTSNPTTIEKFITRINEKIHANYDDIVDVQEHDTEDSEYLFFCYGSAARSCYKAYKLAREQGIKVGIMRPRTIWPFPKKHLQGLKHSSIKKIIVPELNRGQIVREVEASVTGIEVIPVNKYNGELFTPQELLDVLKGVR, encoded by the coding sequence ATGAAGGATATAGAGCTTATACAGGGTAATGAAGCATGCGTTGAAGCTGCTTTGAAGGCTGGTATAGACTTCTATGCTGGTTATCCGATATCACCATCGACAGAAATTACCGAGCTATTTGCCCAAAAGCTAATACCATTAGGAAAAAAGTTTATTCAAATGGAGGACGAAATCGCTAGTATGGCAGCTATAATCGGTGCTTCTCTTACTGGGAAAAAAGTAATGACTGCAACTAGTGGACCTGGTTTTACATTAATGCAAGAGAATATAGGCTTTGCAGCAGCCACGGAAACACCTTGTGTAGTAATTAATGTACAAAGGGCTGGTCCGAGTACTGGCTTACCAACTACTCCTGCCCAGGGAGATATGATGCAAGCACGCTGGGGGTCACATGGTGACTATTCGATAATTGCATTAGTTCCATATTCGGTAAGAGAGTGCTTTGATTTAACAGTCAGGGCCTTTAATCTAGCAGAAAAGTATCGAACTCCTGTAATTGTGTTAATGGACGAAATTATAGGCCATATGCGAGAGAATGTAAAACTGCCAGACACTGTTAACGTTGTTAATAGGGCAAAACCTGTTGAAACTCCTGACGACCATATCCAATATAAGAACACAGAGGATTTAGTCCCTCCAATGGCAACTCTTGGCACAGGGTATAAGTTTCATGTCACGGGCTTAACTCACGATGAACAAGGCTTTCCGACCAGCAATCCAACTACAATTGAAAAATTTATTACAAGAATTAATGAAAAAATACATGCAAATTATGATGACATAGTAGATGTTCAAGAGCATGACACTGAAGATAGTGAATATTTGTTTTTTTGCTATGGATCTGCTGCAAGATCATGCTACAAAGCATATAAGTTAGCTAGAGAGCAGGGAATCAAAGTAGGCATCATGAGACCTCGTACTATTTGGCCGTTTCCCAAAAAGCATTTACAAGGGTTAAAACATTCTTCAATAAAAAAAATTATAGTGCCAGAACTAAACAGAGGTCAAATTGTGCGTGAAGTCGAAGCGTCTGTTACTGGTATAGAAGTGATACCAGTTAATAAATACAATGGTGAACTATTTACCCCACAAGAACTCTTAGATGTGCTTAAGGGGGTGCGATAG
- a CDS encoding 2-oxoacid:ferredoxin oxidoreductase subunit beta, whose amino-acid sequence MNSKILKHLRQDKLPHIWCPGCAHGIVLRSLLEAIDNTGLNTSKTVIVAGIGCASRASGYLDFDTVHTVHGRAIPYATGIKLANPELKVIVITGDGDATAIGGNHLIHGIRRNIDITTVIFNNNVYGMTSGQYSPTTPSGAWAATSPYGHLDRPFDICELAIGAGATYVARGTAYHQTQLTKLIEKGIKHNGFAVIDALSTCPTYFGRKNKRGTAADMITWFKENTITVKANSVNDINQNKDDNSKMKIGEFRNINDVPEFTNEYQKLITQVMKGE is encoded by the coding sequence ATGAACTCAAAAATTTTAAAGCACTTACGCCAGGATAAGTTACCACACATATGGTGCCCAGGCTGTGCCCATGGGATAGTATTAAGATCATTACTTGAAGCAATAGACAACACAGGTCTTAACACTTCAAAGACCGTTATCGTAGCTGGTATTGGCTGTGCTTCTAGGGCCTCAGGGTATTTAGACTTTGATACAGTTCATACCGTTCATGGAAGGGCAATCCCCTACGCTACTGGTATCAAATTAGCAAACCCCGAGCTAAAAGTTATTGTTATTACTGGGGACGGAGATGCCACAGCCATCGGCGGAAATCATCTTATACATGGAATTAGAAGAAACATTGATATAACAACTGTTATATTTAATAATAACGTCTACGGAATGACAAGCGGTCAATATTCACCAACTACTCCATCAGGAGCATGGGCTGCAACATCACCATATGGACATCTAGATCGACCTTTTGATATTTGTGAATTAGCCATAGGTGCAGGGGCAACGTATGTTGCGAGAGGAACGGCGTATCATCAAACACAGTTGACTAAATTAATTGAGAAAGGTATAAAACACAATGGTTTTGCTGTCATAGACGCTCTAAGCACATGTCCGACCTACTTTGGAAGAAAAAATAAAAGAGGCACTGCAGCAGATATGATTACATGGTTTAAAGAAAATACAATTACTGTCAAGGCAAACTCAGTAAATGATATTAACCAAAATAAAGATGATAATAGCAAAATGAAAATAGGTGAATTTAGAAATATAAATGATGTTCCTGAGTTTACTAATGAATATCAAAAGCTTATTACACAAGTTATGAAGGGGGAATAA
- a CDS encoding 2-oxoacid:acceptor oxidoreductase family protein: MKLRWEIRLSGTGGQGLVLAGVILASASSLAGKNVVQTQTYGPESRGGSSKSEVIIDEEEIDYPKVLLPNVLLVLSQSALDKYAKCIDNQGVIITDSSLNTSDFRNELTTLYKVPIIKTAKEVIGKSIVTNMVALGALIRATNIASKELLYKAMKSYVPVGTENLNKKAIDIGYELIDKN; this comes from the coding sequence ATAAAATTGAGGTGGGAAATCAGACTGTCTGGCACTGGGGGGCAGGGTTTAGTTTTAGCTGGAGTAATCTTAGCCTCCGCCAGTAGTCTAGCTGGTAAAAATGTAGTTCAAACACAAACCTATGGACCTGAGTCTCGAGGCGGTTCTAGTAAGTCAGAAGTAATAATAGATGAAGAAGAAATTGATTATCCAAAAGTCCTCCTCCCTAACGTTTTATTAGTACTTTCTCAGTCTGCTTTGGATAAGTATGCAAAATGTATTGATAATCAAGGAGTCATAATTACTGATAGCAGCTTAAATACTTCTGATTTCAGGAATGAATTGACAACACTATACAAAGTCCCAATCATTAAAACAGCAAAAGAAGTTATAGGAAAAAGTATAGTTACGAACATGGTAGCTTTAGGAGCTTTAATCCGCGCAACGAATATTGCAAGTAAAGAATTGTTATATAAAGCAATGAAAAGCTATGTACCAGTTGGAACAGAGAATTTAAATAAAAAAGCAATTGATATTGGATACGAACTTATTGATAAAAACTAA
- the spoIVA gene encoding stage IV sporulation protein A, translated as MEKIDIFKDIAERTGGDVYLGVVGPVRTGKSTFIKKFMELLVLPKIENQASRQRAQDELPQSSAGKTIMTTEPKFIPNNAITIEVEENLNINVRVVDCVGYAVEGAKGYEDDEGNPRMTNTPWYEDPIPFHEAAEVGTRKVIAEHATLGVVVTTDGTITDIPRDNYIEAEQRVVNELKEVGKPFVMIVNSVKPLSDETQALVSELKEKYDIPVLAMSCAMMDKQDVYRTLKEVLFEFPVTEVNVNLPSWVMVLDQDHWLRKNFEDCISHSLNDIKRIRDVDRVVTALAEEEFVEKASLANLMMGQGSVDIDLYAPDELYDQVLTEIVGVEIQGKDDLLKLMKELTYAKKEYDQIAGALAMVKSTGYGVASPSIEDMELQEPELIRHGSRFGVRLKATAPSIHMIKINVESEFAPIIGSEKQSEELVRYLMQDFEENPLKIWQSDIFGRSLADVVKEGIQAKLSLMPENARYKFKDTLERIINEGSGGLIAIIL; from the coding sequence GTGGAAAAGATTGATATTTTTAAAGATATTGCAGAACGCACAGGTGGAGACGTATATTTAGGAGTAGTTGGCCCAGTCAGAACAGGCAAATCAACTTTTATTAAAAAGTTTATGGAGCTTCTTGTGTTACCGAAGATAGAAAACCAAGCAAGTCGTCAGAGGGCACAAGACGAACTGCCTCAAAGTTCAGCAGGTAAAACTATTATGACAACTGAGCCAAAGTTTATTCCAAACAATGCAATAACAATTGAAGTGGAAGAAAACTTGAACATTAATGTTAGGGTCGTTGATTGTGTTGGTTACGCCGTAGAAGGTGCAAAAGGGTATGAGGATGATGAGGGCAACCCAAGAATGACAAATACACCATGGTATGAAGATCCAATTCCTTTTCATGAAGCGGCAGAAGTTGGAACACGCAAGGTAATTGCTGAGCATGCAACATTAGGAGTTGTAGTTACTACAGATGGTACAATAACTGATATCCCTAGGGATAATTATATTGAGGCCGAACAAAGAGTTGTTAATGAATTAAAAGAAGTTGGCAAACCATTCGTTATGATTGTGAATTCTGTTAAACCATTGAGCGATGAAACACAAGCATTAGTAAGTGAACTAAAAGAAAAATACGACATACCTGTATTGGCTATGAGTTGTGCTATGATGGATAAGCAGGATGTTTACAGAACTTTAAAAGAAGTACTTTTTGAATTCCCTGTAACAGAAGTTAATGTTAATTTACCTAGCTGGGTTATGGTTTTGGATCAGGACCATTGGCTCCGAAAAAATTTTGAAGATTGCATTAGCCATTCATTAAATGATATTAAGAGAATACGTGATGTCGATCGGGTTGTAACTGCTTTAGCAGAAGAAGAGTTCGTTGAAAAGGCGAGCTTAGCAAACCTTATGATGGGTCAGGGCTCCGTAGACATTGATTTATACGCCCCTGATGAATTATACGACCAAGTGTTAACAGAAATTGTAGGAGTAGAAATTCAAGGTAAAGACGACCTTCTGAAGCTAATGAAAGAGCTAACATATGCGAAGAAGGAATATGACCAAATCGCTGGAGCGTTAGCAATGGTTAAATCAACTGGTTATGGTGTTGCTTCTCCAAGTATTGAAGATATGGAACTTCAAGAGCCTGAGTTAATAAGACACGGTTCAAGATTTGGTGTTCGTTTGAAGGCGACTGCACCAAGTATTCATATGATAAAGATAAATGTAGAATCAGAATTTGCACCAATTATAGGATCGGAGAAACAAAGTGAAGAACTAGTTAGATACCTAATGCAAGACTTCGAAGAGAATCCTTTGAAGATATGGCAGTCTGACATTTTTGGACGCTCGTTGGCTGATGTGGTCAAAGAGGGTATTCAGGCTAAACTATCACTAATGCCAGAAAATGCAAGATACAAATTTAAGGATACATTAGAGAGAATTATTAACGAGGGAAGTGGCGGATTAATCGCTATTATACTCTAA
- a CDS encoding HU family DNA-binding protein: MNKTELIAKVAEATELTKKDAGKAVDATLEAISQALASNDKVQLIGFGNFEVRERAARKGRNPQTGKEIEIPASKMPAFKAGKQLKDAVN, encoded by the coding sequence ATGAACAAAACAGAACTAATTGCTAAAGTGGCAGAAGCAACAGAATTAACTAAAAAAGATGCAGGTAAGGCAGTAGATGCAACATTAGAAGCTATCTCTCAAGCACTAGCTAGTAATGATAAAGTACAATTAATAGGTTTTGGAAACTTTGAAGTTAGGGAACGCGCAGCTAGAAAAGGTCGCAATCCACAAACTGGCAAAGAAATTGAGATTCCTGCAAGCAAGATGCCAGCATTTAAAGCAGGGAAACAACTGAAAGATGCAGTTAACTAA
- the folE gene encoding GTP cyclohydrolase I FolE translates to MEKFDLNKIEKAVTMILEAVGEDVNREGLIDTPKRVAKMYKEIFAGLHEDPSEHLNTIFSENHEELVIVKDIPFYSLCEHHLVPFFGVAHVAYIPTGGKVTGLSKLARVVEVVTKRPQLQERITTTVANTIVDKIKPLGVAVVIEAEHMCMTMRGVKKPGSKTITSAVRGIFETDIALRSEAFSLIKG, encoded by the coding sequence ATGGAAAAGTTTGATTTAAACAAAATTGAAAAAGCTGTAACTATGATTCTTGAAGCAGTTGGAGAAGATGTTAATCGAGAAGGGCTGATTGATACACCTAAAAGGGTGGCAAAAATGTATAAGGAGATTTTTGCAGGATTACATGAAGACCCATCAGAGCACTTAAATACAATCTTTTCTGAAAATCACGAGGAATTAGTAATTGTTAAAGACATACCGTTTTACTCTTTATGTGAACATCATTTAGTTCCCTTCTTTGGGGTGGCTCATGTTGCATACATTCCAACTGGTGGAAAGGTAACGGGCTTAAGTAAATTAGCAAGGGTTGTCGAAGTGGTAACAAAGCGACCACAATTGCAGGAACGTATAACAACTACAGTTGCTAATACAATAGTTGATAAAATTAAACCTTTGGGAGTAGCTGTAGTTATTGAAGCAGAACATATGTGTATGACGATGAGAGGGGTTAAAAAACCTGGATCGAAAACGATTACATCTGCAGTAAGAGGAATTTTTGAAACAGATATAGCACTCCGTTCTGAAGCCTTTAGTTTAATCAAGGGCTAG
- a CDS encoding S-layer homology domain-containing protein, with amino-acid sequence MSKRNPLLLIMAIIVIMVLLHTFSVAEALELQHEFHSSEGIVYKSYSKEWATEVKLKALHTELLRNQHGEEIRALSAVIIYPDFPDHNRNKLGSYQLAYRLDNGKYEVLSDNIISLYGGNTFTNVEDVARTLSRQYGKHFTQYHILKNENILLSNQGYNSKYAQLRQLNNIDQRSNSKWNIEELAADDYVQLFGSPLARKHYLFSNMIDEFEKSPTTWQQPMTARHMFNLMPQQNLNIPLALEVSGLREYFIQLGNLTGNRVRPLINKPTLYVQEIKRVTNQNNSLQLTFAWDTVANPSQRLNYTLVTYGDFDAFPFPIVTYQNNSSSENQLTARYGTVVARDQNMIYFNKHLGFYGKKTFRLFVSDMSGNMISSNELTLDLSQNPINIINNNLQITDVSNDHWAYDNITIANGYRFIRGYPDLTFRPNQYVTRAELLAILNRVNQFSKLTNSQTQTQIVGGSHWGVPVLNEAISSNIVRTEHYGAQYELFVYDEYITREEVAMLSAQLLRAKGFQQLPNARNFTDIQNSSYRDEIRLISSYQIVQGFPDNSFRPKEFITRAQATVIANQLFQQIRNN; translated from the coding sequence ATGAGCAAGAGAAACCCTTTATTATTAATCATGGCTATAATTGTTATTATGGTGTTATTACATACATTTAGTGTAGCAGAAGCTTTGGAATTGCAACATGAATTTCATTCGTCAGAAGGAATAGTCTATAAAAGCTATTCCAAAGAATGGGCTACCGAGGTGAAACTTAAGGCGTTACATACTGAGTTATTGAGAAACCAGCATGGAGAAGAAATACGTGCCTTAAGTGCAGTAATCATTTACCCAGATTTTCCAGATCATAACCGTAACAAGTTAGGATCATATCAATTAGCATATCGTCTAGACAATGGTAAATACGAAGTTTTATCAGATAATATTATATCTCTATATGGTGGCAATACTTTTACTAATGTAGAGGATGTTGCTAGAACATTATCAAGGCAATATGGTAAACATTTTACGCAGTATCATATATTAAAGAATGAAAATATTCTACTGTCGAATCAAGGATATAACTCAAAATATGCTCAGTTGAGACAATTAAATAACATTGATCAGAGGTCTAATTCAAAATGGAATATTGAAGAACTAGCAGCTGACGACTATGTACAGTTATTTGGTTCTCCATTGGCTAGAAAGCATTATTTATTTAGCAATATGATTGATGAATTTGAGAAAAGTCCTACAACTTGGCAACAGCCTATGACAGCTAGACATATGTTTAATTTAATGCCACAACAAAACTTAAACATTCCTTTAGCGCTAGAGGTAAGTGGATTAAGGGAATATTTTATTCAGTTGGGCAACTTGACTGGTAATAGAGTAAGACCATTAATAAATAAACCGACGCTTTATGTTCAAGAAATAAAGCGGGTAACAAATCAAAATAATTCATTACAGTTAACTTTTGCTTGGGATACCGTTGCTAATCCTAGCCAAAGGTTAAATTATACATTAGTTACATATGGTGACTTCGATGCATTTCCATTTCCAATTGTTACATATCAGAATAATAGCTCAAGCGAGAACCAACTAACCGCGCGATATGGGACAGTTGTAGCCAGAGATCAGAACATGATTTATTTTAACAAACATCTAGGTTTTTATGGGAAAAAGACATTTAGATTATTTGTTAGCGATATGAGTGGTAATATGATATCCTCGAATGAACTTACATTAGATTTGAGTCAAAACCCAATCAATATAATTAATAATAATTTACAGATTACTGATGTATCTAATGATCATTGGGCGTATGATAATATTACTATAGCTAATGGATATAGATTTATAAGGGGTTACCCTGATTTAACGTTTAGACCAAATCAATACGTAACTAGGGCAGAATTATTAGCTATATTAAATCGTGTAAACCAATTCAGTAAGTTAACAAATAGTCAAACCCAGACACAGATAGTCGGCGGAAGTCATTGGGGCGTACCTGTGTTGAACGAAGCGATTAGCTCTAATATTGTGCGAACAGAACACTATGGAGCACAGTATGAACTGTTTGTGTATGATGAATATATTACGAGAGAAGAGGTTGCAATGTTATCGGCGCAGTTATTAAGGGCCAAAGGATTCCAGCAGCTACCGAATGCGCGTAATTTTACTGACATACAAAATTCAAGCTATCGAGATGAAATTCGTTTGATTTCTAGCTATCAAATTGTACAAGGCTTCCCAGATAATAGCTTTCGCCCAAAAGAGTTTATAACTAGGGCACAGGCTACAGTGATAGCAAATCAGCTTTTTCAACAAATACGCAATAACTAA